From the Lampris incognitus isolate fLamInc1 chromosome 6, fLamInc1.hap2, whole genome shotgun sequence genome, one window contains:
- the mapk12a gene encoding mitogen-activated protein kinase 12 has product MSGRVRPGYCRQDVNKTTWEVPERYRELKQVGTGAYGTVCSAVDSRTGSKVAIKKLHRPFQSELFAKRAYRELRLLKHMKHENVIGLLDVFTADLSLDRFHDFYLVMPFMGTDLGKLMKLQKLSEDKVQYLVYQMLKGLKYIHSAGIIHRDLKPGNLAINQDCGLKILDFGLARQADSEMTGYVVTRWYRAPEVILSWMHYTQTVDIWSVGCIMAEMLQGKPLFKGSDHLDQLSEIMKITGTPSQEFISKLQSQDAKSYIKSLPKVEQKDLQAVFSKVNPQAVSVLKQMLLLDPESRVTAGEALSLPYLSEFREPEEETEAQPYDHSLDNTDLPLADWKRHTFTEILTFKPLVPDSRETSL; this is encoded by the exons ATGTCGGGTCGAGTCAGACCCGGCTACTGCCGCCAGGACGTCAACAAGACCACATGGGAAGTACCGGAGCGGTACCGGGAGCTGAAGCAGGTGGGGACGGGGGCGTATGGGACAGTATG CTCAGCTGTGGACTCCAGAACGGGGTCCAAAGTGGCAATCAAGAAGCTTCACAGGCCGTTCCAGTCAGAGCTCTTTGCCAAAAGGGCCTACAGAGAGCTGAGGCTTCTTAAACACATGAAACACGAAAAT GTGATAGGCCTGTTGGATGTATTCACTGCTGACCTTTCTCTGGACAGATTCCATGATTT TTATCTGGTGATGCCATTCATGGGAACAGACTTGGGGAAGCTAATGAAGCTACAGAAACTCTCAGAGGACAAAGTCCAGTACCTGGTGTACCAGATGCTGAAAGGTCTAAAG TACATTCATTCTGCTGGAATTATTCACAGG GACCTAAAACCAGGAAACCTTGCCATTAACCAAGACTGTGGGCTCAAG ATCTTGGACTTTGGTCTGGCGCGGCAGGCAGACAGTGAGATGACAGGCTATGTGGTGACACGGTGGTATCGAGCCCCAGAGGTCATCTTGAGTTGGATGCACTACACTCAGACTG TGGACATCTGGTCTGTGGGCTGCATCATGGCAGAGATGCTGCAAGGGAAACCTCTCTTCAAAGGCAGCGACC ATCTTGATCAGCTGTCTGAGATCATGAAGATCACAGGAACACCCAGTCAGGAATTCATCTCAAAGCTGCAGTCTCAGGAT GCCAAGAGCTACATCAAGAGTCTCCCCAAAGTTGAACAGAAAGACCTCCAGGCGGTATTCTCCAAAGTGAACCCGCAGG CCGTGTCTGTGCTGAAGCAAATGTTATTACTGGATCCGGAGAGCCGGGTCACAGCCGGCGAGGCCCTCTCCCTGCCGTACTTGAGCGAGTTCAGAGAGCCGGAGGAGGAGACGGAAGCACAGCCATACGATCACTCACTAGACAACACAGACCTGCCCTTGGCCGACTGGAAAC